In Deinococcus sp. QL22, the following are encoded in one genomic region:
- the tatC gene encoding twin-arginine translocase subunit TatC, whose amino-acid sequence MMQDLKSAPLFDHLDELRKRLIYSVIFLVLGMGVAWNYRIPLIELLKEPLKYSELYQEGKVKLIVTQLTDQFLLSFNISLWAGLALALPFILWQVWAFVAPGLYANERKWAVPFIAGAGLAFAGGVVFGFQLVLPTMVRFFVDFLGGTVEPLLNLASYMGMIITFLVSFGLAFEMPILAVILTRIGIVNHTMLRKGWRFALVGIMVAAAIITPTPDPGSMLLVAGPLYLLFELGVVLSRVFRIQPPAEETPALEL is encoded by the coding sequence ATGATGCAAGACCTGAAAAGTGCGCCGCTGTTCGACCACCTCGACGAACTCCGCAAGCGCCTGATTTACAGCGTCATCTTTCTGGTGCTCGGCATGGGCGTGGCGTGGAATTACCGCATCCCCCTGATCGAACTGCTGAAGGAACCGCTGAAGTATTCCGAGTTGTATCAGGAAGGCAAGGTCAAGCTGATCGTCACGCAGCTCACCGACCAATTTTTGCTGAGCTTCAATATTTCGCTCTGGGCGGGTCTTGCTCTCGCTTTGCCGTTCATCTTGTGGCAGGTATGGGCCTTCGTTGCGCCCGGCCTGTACGCCAACGAGCGCAAGTGGGCCGTGCCGTTTATCGCCGGTGCAGGGCTGGCCTTTGCAGGCGGCGTAGTCTTCGGCTTTCAGTTGGTGCTGCCCACGATGGTGCGCTTTTTCGTCGATTTCTTGGGCGGTACGGTAGAGCCTCTGCTGAACCTCGCCAGTTACATGGGCATGATCATCACCTTCCTCGTGTCGTTCGGTCTGGCCTTCGAGATGCCCATTCTGGCTGTGATCCTCACCCGTATCGGCATCGTGAACCACACCATGCTCCGCAAGGGCTGGCGCTTTGCCCTCGTGGGCATCATGGTGGCCGCTGCCATCATCACGCCGACTCCTGACCCCGGCAGCATGTTGCTGGTGGCTGGCCCGCTGTACCTCTTGTTCGAACTCGGCGTTGTCCTGTCTCGTGTGTTCCGCATTCAGCCGCCCGCCGAAGAAACCCCAGCGTTAGAGTTGTAA
- the lgt gene encoding prolipoprotein diacylglyceryl transferase, which translates to MDPVFLQIGSFTIAWYGVLITLGIVAGVWVGTRMARQRGLNVDLFNDIILWMIIWGLVGARIVFVATSWNQFENIPFPRILLDIINLRQGGISIHGGLIGGILVLIYYTRRYKLNFYQYADLCVPGVAFGIIGGRIGNIMNGTDTVGRVTGWPIGYRWPDSARSFHDGMCVKAANPDMDLSQYCQQIGGQVVMTAPVHFTQLYGVFIGIVLSIAAYFWLRSRKPGWAFWQFWLWYSILRAGLEETFRLNPLSVKSFLDQGLDRPGIGLWTDTHLISVPLIIASIWFLLQLRKQPDTRVDPVVSVVPPKTA; encoded by the coding sequence ATGGATCCTGTTTTCTTGCAAATCGGCAGTTTCACCATTGCCTGGTACGGCGTGCTGATCACGCTGGGCATCGTCGCGGGCGTGTGGGTGGGCACACGCATGGCCCGGCAACGTGGCCTCAACGTCGACCTTTTCAACGACATCATTCTCTGGATGATCATCTGGGGACTGGTGGGCGCACGCATCGTCTTTGTGGCGACCTCGTGGAACCAGTTCGAGAACATTCCATTCCCCCGTATCCTCCTCGACATCATCAACTTGCGCCAGGGCGGCATTTCTATTCACGGCGGCCTGATCGGCGGGATTCTGGTACTGATCTACTACACCCGCCGCTACAAGCTCAATTTTTACCAGTACGCTGACCTGTGCGTTCCCGGCGTGGCGTTCGGCATCATCGGCGGGCGCATCGGCAACATCATGAACGGCACCGATACGGTGGGCCGCGTGACGGGGTGGCCCATCGGCTACCGCTGGCCCGACTCGGCCCGCTCCTTTCACGACGGCATGTGCGTCAAGGCCGCCAACCCCGACATGGATCTGTCTCAGTATTGCCAGCAGATCGGCGGGCAGGTTGTTATGACCGCGCCCGTGCATTTCACGCAGCTCTACGGCGTCTTTATCGGCATCGTCCTCAGCATCGCCGCGTATTTTTGGCTGCGTTCGCGCAAGCCGGGCTGGGCATTCTGGCAGTTCTGGCTGTGGTACTCCATCCTGCGGGCGGGCTTAGAGGAAACCTTCCGCCTCAATCCCCTCAGCGTCAAAAGCTTCCTCGATCAGGGTCTCGACCGCCCCGGCATCGGCCTCTGGACAGATACGCACCTGATTTCTGTTCCTCTGATCATCGCCAGTATCTGGTTCCTGCTTCAACTTCGCAAACAGCCGGATACGCGGGTTGATCCGGTGGTGTCTGTGGTTCCGCCCAAAACGGCGTAA
- the glmU gene encoding bifunctional UDP-N-acetylglucosamine diphosphorylase/glucosamine-1-phosphate N-acetyltransferase GlmU gives MKNSNRPLDVVILAAGQGTRMRSALPKVLHPVGGRPMVAWAVKAAQELGARNVVVVTGHGAAQVEAALAATGVTFARQAQQRGTGDAFLSGAAALPLSGSAQAGDADILVLYGDTPLLRPSTLQALLHSHQASASAFTILTGELPDATGYGRIIRDETGNVTRIVEQKGATDAEKAVREFNSGVYVMDARAPQLARQIVPNNVTGEYYLTDLLALYHAAGAAAQAFKLDDIDEVMGANDRTGLAEAEAILRRRINTGHMRGGVTLINPDTNTIEDTVTLGQDVTVEPGVILRGNTRVADGVTLGAYSVITDSVLEPGVVVRPHSVLDGAVVGAGSDVGPFARLRPGSVLGAGVHIGNFVETKNARLSDGVKAGHLAYLGDVTVGAETNIGAGTIIANFDGVNKHQTSVGAGVFIGSNSTLIAPRTVGDAAFIAAGSAIHDDIPEGALAVARGKQHTMEGWSRRYWGGMREKVGQKLPWLAAWLERQ, from the coding sequence ATGAAGAACAGTAACCGTCCACTGGACGTCGTGATATTGGCAGCGGGTCAGGGAACCCGCATGAGGTCGGCGTTGCCCAAAGTGCTTCACCCGGTGGGGGGCCGCCCGATGGTGGCGTGGGCCGTGAAGGCCGCGCAGGAACTTGGCGCACGCAATGTTGTCGTGGTGACGGGGCATGGGGCTGCACAGGTCGAAGCGGCGCTGGCAGCCACAGGCGTGACTTTTGCCCGGCAGGCGCAGCAACGCGGCACAGGCGACGCCTTCCTCAGCGGGGCCGCCGCGCTGCCCCTGTCCGGCTCGGCGCAGGCGGGCGACGCCGATATTCTGGTGCTATACGGCGATACGCCGCTGCTGCGGCCCAGCACCCTGCAGGCCTTGCTGCACAGTCATCAGGCCAGCGCGAGTGCCTTTACCATCCTGACCGGAGAACTGCCCGACGCCACCGGCTATGGCCGAATTATCCGCGACGAGACTGGCAACGTGACCCGGATCGTGGAGCAAAAGGGAGCCACCGATGCCGAAAAGGCGGTGCGCGAATTCAATTCCGGCGTGTATGTGATGGACGCCCGCGCTCCCCAACTGGCCCGCCAAATCGTGCCCAACAATGTGACAGGCGAGTATTACCTGACCGACCTGCTGGCCCTGTACCATGCCGCCGGAGCCGCCGCTCAGGCCTTTAAGCTGGACGATATAGACGAGGTGATGGGAGCCAATGACCGCACCGGGCTGGCCGAAGCCGAAGCGATCTTGCGGCGGCGCATCAACACGGGCCATATGCGTGGGGGCGTCACATTGATCAATCCCGACACCAACACGATTGAAGACACCGTGACGCTGGGACAGGACGTGACTGTAGAGCCCGGCGTAATCCTGCGCGGCAACACGCGGGTGGCCGACGGCGTGACGCTGGGAGCCTACAGCGTGATTACCGACAGCGTGCTGGAACCGGGCGTGGTGGTGCGGCCCCATAGCGTGCTGGACGGCGCGGTGGTGGGTGCGGGCAGCGACGTGGGGCCATTTGCCCGCCTGCGCCCCGGCTCGGTGCTGGGTGCGGGCGTGCATATCGGCAACTTTGTGGAAACCAAAAATGCCCGCCTATCGGACGGAGTGAAGGCCGGACATCTCGCCTACCTCGGAGACGTGACGGTGGGCGCAGAAACCAACATCGGCGCGGGCACGATCATCGCCAATTTCGACGGTGTGAACAAACACCAGACCAGCGTCGGCGCGGGCGTGTTTATCGGTTCCAATTCCACCCTGATCGCCCCGCGCACGGTGGGCGACGCGGCCTTTATCGCTGCCGGAAGCGCCATTCACGACGATATTCCTGAAGGCGCACTGGCTGTTGCACGCGGCAAACAGCACACCATGGAAGGCTGGTCGCGGCGCTACTGGGGCGGTATGCGCGAAAAAGTGGGCCAGAAATTGCCTTGGCTGGCGGCGTGGTTGGAGCGGCAGTAA
- a CDS encoding helix-turn-helix domain-containing protein: protein MLDDQNKTRAILMPVRDYSEHTQQEDPELDALVREIIGRVADKWTMLALETLTEHGPLRFTRLGELIGGVSQKMLTKTVRQMEADGLVTRTVFPVIPPKVEYQLTELGLSLSEAFCGVWIWAEQHRDTIEQARRAFQERRTGVQG from the coding sequence GTGCTAGACGACCAGAACAAGACCCGCGCAATCTTAATGCCTGTGCGGGATTATTCAGAACACACCCAACAGGAAGACCCAGAGCTAGACGCCCTCGTGCGCGAAATCATTGGCCGGGTGGCCGACAAATGGACGATGCTGGCCCTGGAAACCCTGACCGAACACGGCCCGCTGCGCTTTACCCGGCTGGGCGAACTGATCGGCGGCGTGAGCCAGAAGATGCTGACCAAAACGGTGCGCCAGATGGAAGCCGATGGCCTGGTCACGCGCACCGTGTTTCCGGTAATTCCGCCCAAAGTGGAGTATCAACTGACCGAACTGGGCCTCAGCCTCAGCGAAGCTTTTTGCGGCGTGTGGATCTGGGCCGAGCAGCACCGGGACACCATCGAACAAGCCCGCCGAGCTTTTCAGGAGCGGCGGACGGGAGTACAAGGATAG
- a CDS encoding SDR family oxidoreductase, with amino-acid sequence MNHTGNTILITGGGSGIGRALAEASFQAGNQIIIAGRRQEVLDETVAANPNMKSALLDIADADDIRRFAARLTADFPALNVVIHNAGIMRPEQLQAAALDDAEATIATNLLGPIRLTAALLPHLLAQPTAAIMTVSSGLAFVPMALTPTYSATKAALHSYTQSLRHQLRGTAVEVFELVPPYVQTELMGTQQASDPHAMPLQEFIDETMQLLGQLPNGGEILVERVKPLRLAEATGNYEFMYGQINRE; translated from the coding sequence ATGAATCACACAGGCAATACCATCTTGATTACAGGCGGCGGATCGGGCATTGGCCGCGCTCTGGCCGAAGCTTCTTTTCAGGCGGGCAACCAGATCATCATCGCGGGCCGCCGCCAGGAGGTGCTGGACGAAACGGTGGCCGCCAATCCCAACATGAAATCGGCCCTGTTGGATATCGCTGACGCCGACGATATTCGCCGCTTTGCCGCCCGCCTGACTGCCGACTTTCCGGCCCTGAACGTGGTCATTCACAACGCCGGAATCATGCGGCCCGAACAGTTGCAGGCCGCCGCGCTAGACGATGCCGAAGCCACCATCGCCACCAACTTGCTTGGCCCGATCCGGCTCACCGCCGCGCTGTTGCCGCATCTGCTAGCTCAGCCCACCGCTGCCATCATGACCGTCTCGTCGGGGCTGGCCTTCGTGCCTATGGCCCTGACCCCCACCTACAGCGCCACTAAAGCCGCACTCCATTCCTACACCCAATCGCTGCGCCATCAACTGCGGGGCACGGCGGTAGAAGTGTTCGAACTCGTGCCGCCCTACGTGCAAACCGAACTGATGGGGACGCAGCAGGCCAGCGATCCTCACGCTATGCCGCTACAAGAATTTATAGATGAAACCATGCAGTTGCTAGGCCAGTTGCCCAACGGTGGAGAAATATTGGTCGAGCGTGTGAAGCCGCTGCGATTGGCCGAAGCGACGGGCAATTACGAGTTCATGTACGGCCAAATTAACCGGGAGTAG
- a CDS encoding MFS transporter: MATQSSPGVPPNGWRTFLALWASQSVSRFGSALSWFALTIYMAQTLYPAADQKAEFALATGALAIAATLLAVLVAPIAGSLADRTDRKRLMAVCDTLGGLLTLGMAALMLFTTAPFWVLLLFVVATQSLDILHEAAMDASLAMIVPDEQLTRANGLLNTTRQISGLLGPATAALLIGVPVLLSKNGAGGWLAGLRDGVPFALGVDALSYLLAALILTRLNIPSPPPAESAGGAVATVKADTRLGWMYLVRRPPLLQLLLIGAAVNFAASAIPVYQTLLTRYTLEDDWTARGLGFAAALAIITTITSAGMVLGGVVISAWGGLKHNRVLGILVPSLVIGLGIIGMGLSRSLPLTAALFGLTVFAMPFAMAHSGGIWQAQVPREMQGRVFAVRRVISRFTVPLGMALVSALATRFPPGPVIVGMGVLVVVVAAVQLLNPSVRRVDDREYLDGLAAAKGG, translated from the coding sequence ATGGCAACTCAATCTTCCCCCGGCGTGCCTCCTAACGGCTGGCGGACATTCCTGGCGCTGTGGGCCTCGCAGTCGGTCAGCCGATTCGGGAGCGCCCTGTCCTGGTTCGCGCTGACCATTTACATGGCCCAAACGTTGTATCCCGCCGCCGACCAAAAGGCCGAATTTGCGTTGGCAACGGGCGCGTTGGCAATTGCCGCTACGCTGCTGGCCGTGCTGGTGGCCCCCATTGCCGGAAGCTTGGCAGACCGCACCGACCGCAAGCGCCTGATGGCCGTCTGCGACACCCTGGGCGGCCTGCTGACGCTGGGCATGGCGGCCCTGATGCTGTTCACGACTGCGCCGTTCTGGGTGCTGCTGCTGTTCGTGGTTGCCACCCAGTCGCTCGATATTTTGCACGAGGCGGCCATGGATGCCAGCCTCGCCATGATCGTGCCCGACGAACAGCTGACGCGGGCCAACGGGCTGCTGAATACCACTCGCCAGATCAGCGGGTTGCTGGGGCCAGCCACCGCCGCGCTGTTGATCGGTGTGCCTGTTCTGCTGAGCAAAAACGGTGCGGGTGGCTGGCTGGCGGGCCTGCGCGACGGCGTGCCGTTTGCGCTGGGTGTAGACGCCCTGAGTTATCTGCTGGCCGCCCTGATCCTGACCCGCCTGAACATTCCCAGCCCGCCGCCCGCCGAGAGTGCCGGGGGCGCAGTGGCTACCGTGAAAGCTGACACCCGCCTCGGCTGGATGTATCTGGTGCGCCGTCCGCCGCTGCTGCAACTGCTGCTCATCGGGGCCGCCGTCAACTTTGCTGCCAGCGCCATTCCGGTGTACCAAACCCTGCTGACCCGCTACACGCTGGAAGATGACTGGACGGCACGCGGCCTCGGCTTTGCGGCGGCTTTGGCGATTATTACGACCATCACCAGTGCGGGTATGGTGCTGGGCGGCGTGGTCATCAGCGCGTGGGGCGGCCTGAAACACAACCGCGTGTTGGGCATTCTGGTGCCCAGCCTCGTCATCGGCCTCGGCATTATCGGCATGGGCCTCAGCCGCAGCTTGCCTCTTACGGCGGCCCTGTTCGGCCTCACCGTGTTTGCCATGCCCTTTGCGATGGCCCACAGCGGCGGCATCTGGCAGGCTCAGGTGCCCCGCGAAATGCAGGGCCGCGTGTTCGCCGTGCGCCGCGTGATCTCGCGCTTTACCGTGCCGCTGGGCATGGCGCTGGTGTCGGCCCTCGCCACCAGGTTTCCCCCCGGCCCGGTCATCGTGGGCATGGGTGTACTGGTCGTTGTGGTGGCCGCCGTGCAACTGCTGAATCCCAGCGTGCGCCGCGTGGATGACCGGGAGTATCTGGACGGCTTGGCGGCGGCAAAGGGCGGGTAG
- a CDS encoding MFS transporter, which translates to MPPASPVSPAPLDPNGGWRTFLWLWSSQALSVLGSGLSGFAFNIYLTQTRFPLESQKPELAAALSLTALGWALAAIVGAPLAGALADRLDRRRMMLTCDLLNAVLSAGAVALVLSSSPPIWLFMLFTAALGLVGTFHGSAFDTSYSTLVSRERLPRANGMMQTLWSLSGLLSPALAALLIGLPALARSGGVGPSWLSGLQNGVPLAFAIDGLSFAVAALVVWRLRIPSPVRADLAKGAANKPSLWADMRVGWTFILARRPLLHLLLTFASVNLLTSGVGVLHPLLVKFTLAPDLAARGLTVETGLATLWTAMSAGGLAGGLLISAWGGLKRRRVLGVLVPMVLAGAAQALSGVAGTVVFTAAAIALFGIMTPIMNAHSQSIWQTQVPSELQGRVFSVRRLIAQFTVPVGTAIVGLLAARFAPGSVLLWAGLAMAAVSAMQLLNPAMRRVEDPLKPAGPAVRV; encoded by the coding sequence ATGCCCCCCGCCTCCCCCGTTTCGCCCGCGCCCCTAGACCCGAACGGCGGCTGGCGCACCTTCCTCTGGCTGTGGAGTTCTCAAGCTCTCAGTGTGCTGGGCAGCGGCCTCAGCGGGTTTGCCTTCAATATCTACCTGACCCAGACCCGCTTTCCGCTGGAATCTCAGAAACCGGAATTGGCGGCGGCCCTGTCCCTCACGGCGCTGGGCTGGGCGTTGGCCGCCATTGTGGGTGCGCCGCTGGCCGGGGCGTTGGCAGACCGCCTGGATCGCCGCCGCATGATGCTCACCTGTGACCTGCTGAACGCCGTGCTGTCGGCGGGCGCGGTGGCGTTGGTGCTGTCCAGCAGCCCTCCCATCTGGCTGTTTATGCTGTTCACGGCGGCGCTGGGTCTGGTGGGCACCTTTCACGGCTCGGCGTTTGACACCAGTTATTCCACGTTGGTTAGCCGGGAGCGCCTGCCGCGTGCCAACGGCATGATGCAGACCTTGTGGAGCCTGTCGGGGCTGCTGAGTCCGGCGTTGGCGGCGCTGCTGATCGGGCTGCCCGCGCTGGCCCGGAGCGGGGGAGTTGGGCCATCCTGGTTAAGCGGGCTACAAAACGGCGTGCCGCTGGCCTTTGCCATAGACGGCCTGTCTTTTGCGGTGGCGGCGTTGGTGGTGTGGCGGCTCCGTATTCCCAGCCCCGTGCGGGCCGACCTTGCCAAAGGGGCCGCCAACAAACCCAGCCTGTGGGCCGATATGCGCGTGGGCTGGACATTTATCTTGGCCCGCCGTCCGCTGCTGCATCTGCTCCTGACCTTCGCTTCGGTGAATCTGCTGACCAGCGGCGTGGGCGTGTTGCATCCACTGCTGGTCAAATTCACGCTGGCCCCTGACCTCGCCGCACGCGGCCTGACCGTAGAAACCGGGCTGGCGACCCTCTGGACAGCCATGAGTGCGGGCGGTTTAGCGGGCGGCCTCCTCATCAGCGCGTGGGGCGGCCTGAAGCGGCGGCGGGTGCTGGGCGTGCTGGTGCCGATGGTGCTGGCGGGCGCGGCACAGGCCCTCAGTGGTGTGGCCGGAACGGTGGTCTTCACAGCGGCGGCCATTGCCCTATTCGGCATCATGACCCCGATCATGAACGCCCATTCTCAGAGCATCTGGCAGACACAGGTGCCCAGTGAATTGCAGGGCCGCGTGTTCAGTGTGCGGCGGCTGATCGCGCAATTTACCGTGCCAGTCGGTACAGCTATCGTGGGGTTGTTGGCGGCCCGCTTTGCGCCCGGCAGCGTGTTGCTGTGGGCGGGCCTGGCCATGGCAGCGGTATCGGCCATGCAACTGCTGAACCCTGCCATGCGCCGCGTCGAAGACCCCCTGAAGCCTGCTGGCCCGGCGGTCAGGGTGTGA
- a CDS encoding GNAT family N-acetyltransferase codes for MLFSDLTLTPELQALLRLAMFPDPQRVAAALTAYANDPTRLVFDWSLRGQLVSAAGVQVSGNAAEVLHIGTAAHIRGQGYGRDLLHGIRAHLGVMTLSADTDGQAVDFYRQSGFEVVALPPAWGTPRFRCTLSS; via the coding sequence GTGCTTTTCTCCGATCTCACACTCACGCCGGAACTACAGGCCCTGCTGAGGCTCGCCATGTTCCCCGATCCACAGCGGGTGGCTGCCGCGTTGACCGCCTATGCGAATGATCCAACCCGGCTCGTCTTCGATTGGAGCCTGCGCGGGCAACTGGTCAGTGCGGCGGGCGTTCAGGTCAGCGGAAACGCGGCAGAGGTGCTGCATATCGGTACAGCGGCACACATTAGAGGGCAGGGCTACGGGCGGGATTTGCTGCACGGCATTCGGGCGCACCTCGGGGTAATGACCTTGAGCGCGGACACCGACGGACAAGCCGTAGATTTTTATCGCCAAAGCGGATTTGAGGTTGTTGCTTTGCCTCCGGCATGGGGCACGCCGCGTTTTCGGTGCACCTTAAGCAGCTGA
- the rnhA gene encoding ribonuclease HI, with amino-acid sequence MTRPSSKAPFKKSAAKKAESAARDRMPIKAGIQPAVPIAGEQIDLFSDGACDTQAGHGGWACILRFGERELELSGNEENTTNNRMELRGLLEGLKSLKRPCQVRVITDSQYLRKAFTDGWILNWQRNGWKTASKEPVKNQELWEELIEQAKIHTLTFVWVKGHAGHGENERVDVLAVQERKKLRAG; translated from the coding sequence ATGACCAGACCAAGCAGCAAAGCCCCCTTCAAGAAATCCGCCGCTAAAAAGGCAGAGAGCGCGGCGCGTGACCGGATGCCGATCAAAGCAGGCATTCAGCCCGCCGTGCCGATTGCGGGCGAACAGATTGACCTGTTCAGCGACGGCGCGTGCGATACGCAGGCCGGACACGGCGGCTGGGCCTGCATTCTGCGTTTTGGCGAGCGCGAACTGGAACTCAGCGGCAACGAGGAGAACACCACCAACAACCGCATGGAGTTGCGCGGCCTGCTGGAAGGCCTGAAAAGCCTGAAACGTCCCTGCCAGGTTCGCGTGATCACCGACAGCCAGTACCTCCGCAAGGCCTTCACCGACGGCTGGATTCTGAACTGGCAGCGCAACGGCTGGAAAACCGCCAGCAAAGAACCGGTGAAAAATCAGGAGTTGTGGGAAGAACTGATTGAGCAGGCCAAAATCCACACGCTGACGTTTGTGTGGGTCAAGGGCCACGCCGGACACGGCGAGAACGAGCGGGTAGACGTGCTGGCCGTACAGGAACGCAAAAAGTTGCGGGCGGGGTGA
- a CDS encoding DUF4870 domain-containing protein has protein sequence MSLPPSSFSAPTTLPEPERTPAILIHLSPLAGLLLPTIGNLLGPLLAWLVYRDRSRTLDAQGKEALNFQLSLWLYGVIITVLAFGLFSVGLVGGAVGAAVGSPDAGAFAFFGAFAGFFAFYLPIMLVLFLLPLVLMLVAVVRVSSGRAYRYPLTIRFIR, from the coding sequence ATGAGCCTGCCGCCCTCGTCCTTTTCTGCCCCTACCACTCTGCCCGAGCCGGAGCGCACACCCGCCATCCTGATTCACCTGTCGCCGCTGGCCGGCCTGCTGCTACCCACCATCGGCAATCTGCTGGGGCCGCTGCTGGCGTGGCTGGTGTACCGAGACCGCAGCCGCACGCTAGACGCGCAGGGCAAAGAAGCCCTGAATTTTCAACTGAGTCTGTGGCTATACGGCGTCATCATTACCGTGCTGGCGTTCGGCCTGTTCAGTGTGGGTCTGGTGGGCGGCGCAGTCGGCGCGGCGGTGGGCAGCCCTGACGCCGGAGCTTTTGCCTTTTTCGGGGCCTTCGCCGGGTTTTTCGCCTTCTATCTGCCCATCATGTTGGTGTTGTTTTTGCTGCCACTGGTGCTGATGCTGGTCGCGGTGGTGCGCGTCAGCAGTGGGCGGGCTTATAGGTATCCGCTGACGATTCGGTTTATTCGGTAG
- a CDS encoding PIG-L deacetylase family protein, which produces MRIMAVFAHPDDEIGCMGTLAQHAARGDEVMLVWTTLGELASQFGDASHEEVTRIRREHGAWVAGRIGAQHHFFDMGDSRMTGNRAEALQLARLYARFRPNAVITWSDDHPHPDHRMTAKIAFDAITLARIPKIVTGAGGASSPPAPHLGGGGGSIESGEDVSRLQAWRDPIRFYQYYAPASPYPEVLTDVSDSIEVAAEVMSFYHDFYKWAWTAEQFREGRAQLGRMAGVKYAERFNLRASHLRARPYLD; this is translated from the coding sequence ATGCGAATCATGGCGGTTTTTGCCCACCCGGATGACGAGATCGGCTGCATGGGCACGTTGGCACAGCACGCGGCGCGGGGCGATGAAGTCATGTTGGTCTGGACGACCCTGGGTGAGTTGGCCTCGCAATTTGGCGACGCCTCGCACGAGGAGGTGACGCGGATTCGGCGCGAACACGGCGCTTGGGTGGCCGGGCGCATCGGGGCGCAGCACCACTTTTTCGATATGGGCGACAGCCGCATGACCGGAAACCGCGCCGAAGCCCTGCAACTGGCCCGCCTGTACGCCCGTTTCCGGCCCAATGCGGTGATTACCTGGAGCGACGACCACCCGCACCCCGACCACCGTATGACCGCCAAAATCGCCTTCGACGCCATTACGCTGGCCCGCATTCCCAAAATCGTGACCGGGGCAGGCGGCGCGTCCAGCCCACCGGCTCCCCATCTGGGCGGGGGCGGCGGCAGCATAGAAAGCGGCGAGGATGTGTCGCGGTTGCAGGCGTGGCGCGATCCCATCCGGTTTTACCAGTACTACGCGCCTGCCAGCCCCTACCCCGAAGTCCTGACCGATGTCAGCGACAGCATAGAAGTGGCCGCCGAAGTGATGTCCTTCTACCACGACTTTTACAAGTGGGCCTGGACAGCAGAGCAGTTCCGCGAAGGCCGCGCCCAGTTGGGCCGCATGGCAGGCGTCAAGTACGCCGAGCGCTTCAATCTGCGGGCGTCGCATTTGCGGGCGCGGCCCTATCTGGATTAG
- the apaG gene encoding Co2+/Mg2+ efflux protein ApaG — translation MTDSPLLPADPDVRVRVEVQYLAAHSQPGRHAFSYVITIENHSDQTWQLLTRHWKIVDAGGRETTVDGDGVVGQQPHLAPGAVYVYDSFVTVQDTPGVMQGHYGLRDAWGAAGKAIIPPFVLDVPGQRVLN, via the coding sequence ATGACCGACTCCCCGCTCCTTCCAGCCGACCCAGACGTCCGCGTGCGCGTGGAAGTCCAGTATCTGGCCGCGCACAGCCAACCCGGACGGCACGCCTTTTCGTATGTCATTACCATAGAGAATCACTCTGATCAGACGTGGCAACTGCTGACCCGGCACTGGAAAATAGTGGATGCAGGCGGGCGTGAAACCACCGTGGACGGCGACGGCGTGGTCGGACAGCAACCTCACCTGGCCCCCGGAGCCGTGTATGTCTACGATTCCTTCGTGACCGTGCAGGACACCCCCGGCGTCATGCAGGGCCATTACGGACTGCGGGACGCCTGGGGTGCGGCGGGCAAGGCTATTATTCCGCCGTTCGTGCTGGATGTGCCGGGGCAGCGGGTGCTGAACTAG